The window GCGTGGCAATGAAATGGTCGGAAGGTCCATGTACGGGAAAGGTTGAGCAAGGACAAACTCATCTGCAAATTGAAAAGACCATGGAATATATGCATATGAGAAAGTTCCTTACCAAATCGTCATGCGCAATCAGATTGTCAATCTAGACTGTTGAACAAGTAGAGTGTTTTGTTAATTAGTTATTTCCGATATTAAATTGTCAATCTGAACCGTTGAAAGTTACAATATAATATGTCAAATGATTCAACATAATAATTGATATTTTGAACTAAGTTTCAAAAAAGTTGAATTAGAAGTGAAACCTActtatgttttcttttattaacgaataaaaaatttcacaagaTCAAGAATTAATTAGTATCTACCAATTTATGTTCACTCGATAAAAATTTGGGGGACGAATCCTTTCTCGAGCCCCGAAAAACGTTGTGAAGATGCAGAGCAGTGAGCTAGGACTAGTACGTATCCCCCATTCGTCTAATGTAACTGAAATTGAAGATAGGATTTTGTGGTACCAATTGGTCTACTTTTAAAAGGCCCTGACATTAACGATAAGTTGATGAGCATGAGGAGGTTGACAGACTGGGATCAAACATTTGGTCTCATGATTGCGACAACGCAATAATGTAACGTGATGCAGAAGAATAACCCTACAATAATGTAACGTAAAGCGGAAAAGTGCAAAAACTCGTCAGAAATTTCTTCTTCCATTTCATATACATGATGTATGTACAAGTTACAGTGTGATGATCCAAGCCTCGAAAACATGCTCTCAgtcacacactctctctctctctcaacctcCGATCAGCATTTGCTCGCCGGGTTGACATTGTCGAAAGCACTTAAAATTAGTGAAAATTTACActaccaaaagaaaagatggtGTCTTTTAGACACTCGTATCACAAAATTTTCCGTCCATTCTGTTTTGAACGGCTTTGACAGCAGCAACTCTGGCAGCAGTGGCGGCTCTGTTCGCAGCCATGACTGCCTTGTTCACTTGTTCGTCCACTCGCCGAAGGTTAACAGCATTCTTCGCTGCTTTCCCAGCAGCCTGCAATTTCAATACCAACAAAAGAATGAGCGACGAATAAATTGAGTATATGCTAACCATGGAAGTGTAATATGTTTGCGTACTAGTTTGAATGAGACTATAAAATACCTGAACTGCTCGAACAACTGCATCGGTTAGCGGCAGAAGCGGGTGCTTAAGGGTGCCACCATCCCATATACCACATCTTGCATCGCCATTTCGAAAAGTGTAAACGCCATAGCCTAGCTTCCGGCCTTCGTGCCATGACCCCTCATAACAATGACCATTCGCAAAGTGGTAGATGCCGAATCCATGCATTTTGTCCCCAAAATATTCACCGGCATATCTATCTCCATTTCTGCAAACAGAACCGAATTCGTCAATCGAATTGCATCGCAGCAAGAAAATTCAACTAGCTCAAGTGAGTTGAAAGAAGAATTTACTCATAAATGCACAATTGAGGAAACAAATCTCAAAAAGGTGGTCTACAAAATCAAATTCTTGAccataaaatgtaaaagaacaaaacaGAGATTTGGTCAGATGTATTAACACCAAGATACCCACAGACAACCAACCACACAACAACTACCAGATTTCACTGTTTCATTCACCATCAACAGTTCaactatggtaaaacctaacatctatcaaattcaaatttaaaccaacaaacaaaatctAATTCGAAAGTTGAACAAAAAGATTGAATCTTTACTGCACTAGCAGTAAAAAGGAAAACAACCCAAATTTGGTAACCCAAAAGCCCAACTAATATCAAACGAGtcgaaataaaaaacaatggcGAAGACccgaaaattttcaaaaccaaGAACCGAATAACTGACCTGAAATGGTAGCAACCGAGGCCGTGCTTGGCGCCATACTTGAATTCACCAACATAGCAGCTGCCATCGGAGCAAGTCTGCACTCCGACGCCGTGGCTCTGCCCATTGCACCACTCCCCTGCATACGAATCTCCCGCCGAGAATCTGTAAACCCCATAACCATGCCTCACTCCCTGCCTGTATTGCCCCTTGTATCTGCTCCCTCTCGCCCAGCCCTCAATCCCGTAGCCGTCGTATCGGCCGTCGATCCAATCCCCCTCGTATCTGCCGTTGACCAAGTAATTGTAGACCCCACTGCCATTGCACTCCCCCTTGTGAAATTCCCCCTCGTAGAAATCCCCATTGCTATAGAATTCGACCCCTTCCCTTATGATCTTCTTTTCCTTCCGGGTCTTGTTTGGGTTCGGGTCCGACCCGATGAACCACTGGACCGGCTTCGCGCCTCCGTTGGTCTTGTAGAACCGGTGGAAGCAGCACCGCTTTGCATTCTCGTCCCAGGAATGCTTGAGGACGGAGACGCTGCGGTTGATCAGACCCTTGTTCTTGTTCGCCAAGAAAAGCGTGAAGGCGACGAAGACCAGCGCCAGGAGGAGGTTTTCGGAGATGGGTATTTCTTCGCGGCGgaggtagaagaagaagaagaagccggaGAAGCTGAAGAGGGTGAAGAGTGTGACGGTGGCCATCGCCAGGTGCTGGTGGTTGATCCGGGTCGACCCGGATTTCTGGTGGGTCGGTACGGGATTGTAATTCTTGGGTTTCTGCTCTTCTTCGTCGTAGTGGTGGTTTTCGTTGGCGGCAAAGACGTCCTCCTCCGTGACGGAGTTGAGGCTGTGAATGGAGGATCGAATCGTCGGCGACGACCGCAGCAGCGACGACTGGGTCCTCGTGAGCTTCGCGTGGCTTTTCTGACCTTCCATTTAGAAAACCAACTGATCGATTGATTAAACCCCAACCGTCCGACGATCGAAtctttttcacttgtttttctgGATACTAAACCGACTTCCTGCACCGCGAGATTCTTATAACCAACGTCGCTGGTATTATCGAGCACACCGGCGACATCTCACGCGCAAAACACCCACGGCGCACGTTAACTTACCGCTGGACCTACTGCCGGCGCAATTTAGCACCAACTGAAAAACCAGCAACTCTCCTGAAGATTCAAAaccggggagagagagagagtgaggagagagagggagagtgtgtgtgtgtgagtctGGAGTTTTTGTCAGGAGAACTGGACCGGCTTCGAGccttttgattttattgatgCAGCgttggggagagagagggagcgaGTTTTAATCGACACCGTCAGATTCTCATCAGACGGTGGATCTTGATGATGAGTTCTGAACCGTTGGATGGGATTGGGATAGCCCCGGTCTTGATGGGAAAGATGTGGTCGTCGGATCTTAGATTCGGCTTCGGCTCCTTTTCACTTTATTGTGCAGGCCGGCACGTGCCACCTCCACGTTACCGTCCTTCCGAGCAATGTTCACCTGTTACGCAGTTCCACGATGTTAAACTAGGCCGAAgagattttttcttttaaattatattagttAATCTGTAGCAAAATGCTCCCGTGGGAAAAATagcaaaatattttatattttatattccgGTGGGTATTATAGCAAGTGGGGACCACCCTCCtatattttttggtaaaatttgcTAAACAGTATCTAATTATTTACCATCTTTCATGCATAATGCAAAAAATATCACCAATAATACAATGCGTAACCGGCTAAAGAACGAGAAGAAAGGCAATTTACCTGACATGGGCGATCGGGGAGTATTTGTACGCGTTCAACGATCATTTCAAGGCGTATCCAATGAAGGCATTGTGCGTGAAACGCTTTTTGTTCTTAAAAAATATACGAAATTTTTGTTTTGACGCGCAAGTTACTTTCCTACTATTCTTAATATAGAGAAGTAAAGATGAGATAATTACGACCTACAATCTGTAAAACAACTAAGACATCACATATCAAAGTTAGTTAAGGATATTCACAGAGATGTTTATATTTCGAAACCGTGGCTAAGCCGAGGACCCATAGTCGAAGGTCGAGTAGGTAAGTGCCTCGTATCAGCCAGCAAATTGCCATAAGAATATTAACCAAATCAATGaggaaataataaaacaagaaaaaggtcCAAATTAGCCAATGGGAAAGAGGGAAAAAATGATGCCCGCGAAAATCGTCATGTTTATAATGACGTGTGTTGCATTTTTGCATAAGTATACATGAAACTTAATGAATAGTGAGTTTCGGTTATATGCGTAACCGACGTAACGAACTTAACAGATAGAAGAATGACTTGTCACATATTGCATGAGCCggacaacaaataaaaaatgatgcCGAGAATTTGACCTAAATCTCTGccttcaaaataatttaccatATCTTGTCATATTTTCAAgcacattttcaaattttatagcCGCATGCACGGCTGAGCGTTTTTCTTGTTCCTTTTTTCTACCAAGTGACGAAGTGAAATAGAAAATTAGGTTTTCCATTTGTTCAAAATTTGTAGGCTACCTGCACCACAAACAACACACGAAAGGTAATAACATCGAGAAATCTCATCTAATCAACTATAAATGGCATCATGCTAATTGCATGTACGGTTACGATGCAATCTCACATGAATTATATAATTATGTGTGACCGTATTGTCAAATTACTTTTTGTAAGGTGCAGTGGAAGAAGAGAAAAGCTTGTGTGGGGCTTAGATTGCCACTAGACTTTGCTGAGTGGCACTACAATCCACTCAAAACTCGTCATGTGGTTAGTCTTAAATAtaatcttttatcattcttttatatttaaaatttgcataattattttttctattaataatatatattaatctaatgtttcctctgttttttcttctttcccccTATTTTTTCTCTTCCCAAATTCCCCTCCACTTTTCCCCTCCACTTTGTTTTGCCATAGGTCTTCAATACGCTCTCCCTATTCTTTCTCCTccaattttgtttcttgctttccttcaaaaaaaaaatttgcacccactccaattttatcatggaaagcaATTAAGAATCTATAAGTTTCTTTTCGTTCTTTATAGAACTGGACATGAATAACCCACATATTAGGGGttgtttttttcttaattatatttGGTAAAGATGCACTTTCTTGCAAATAGAAAGCTACTACGATCAAAACAAAGTGAAAGATAACAAATAGGTTATGAAAAAACTAACTCGATAATCTGGAGTGTgcatttttgtatttataaggAGAAGAGAAATAGTGGGGGAATAAGAAAGATTTGTAttggagagaggagagaaacaGTGGATggaaagaaagcaaagaagttttgtgaagaaaaaaGTGCAGAGTTTCATAAAAAGCAAGAACCAGAAGAGAAGGACAAAACAAAGTGGAGggaaatttgggaagaaaaaaaaaaaggaaagaagaaaaaaacattagattgatatatatatatatatatatatatatatcaattagtaaaaaaataattatgagaattttaaatataaaagaatgataaaagattatatatttaagacttgtcATGTGACAAGTTTTGAATGGATTGTAGTGCCACTCAATAAAGTCTAATAGTAAGCCAAGCCTCATACAAGTTTTTCTCGTGGAAGAACAAGTGGATACTTAATAAGCCATATGTACATATTACTtgctatatttatatttaaagccaattaattaatttaataaatattttgtaacttaAAAACGATAATGTTTTCGCTCTATCTGCACTAATTGCATACACAAACCATGATTTGGTTTGGGATCTTTTCACACTATATACGTTTGTTCATACGTTTCACTGGTGCTAGTAGGGACCTTTCTAGTCAAATCTCTTCCTTTAAGGGATACTAttataatgaataaattttcAGTGTGCTCGAAATATATAAATGGAATGATAAGCCACATTTCATTATATAAGtggagagaaattttatttttcaaatattcttttatttatatattgatGCATGATATATCATCTTTTTTTAGCACCACACTAAAAAATATCTCCACTATAAGACCCactttattattgttttttaattccAACATTCCATTTTTTAAGGTTTCATGTATGAATCATATtatctgacaaaaaaaaatctagaattttcttttcttttccattggtCATGTCATATATGGGTTATGTATGTGTCCAAAACGTCCCTAAACGTCACGACAATTGGtaatcataatttatttatttgattaaggATTCGTTTTAGAAAAGCACATGAGATATGTATCTTTATAAGAGCTTATttgaatatatttttaaaataattaaaagtatttttggtaaaaatatatttagaattaatttttagtaaatatgcaagtaaatcttgataaatcacttaaagtgtttCCTAGAAGAAGTACATAACCgatgcttcttgcagaaaatacttaaagtgcttttggaacccaatttttttcttcgaaaaacgctttcagtcattttaaaagcacatccaaacgagccatAAATCATTTGGAAAATCACTTTAGGTGATTTTGTAGAGAAGCACTTCTCATGTCATGAACCAAGATTGATCTTCGGAAAAGGCCTCAAAAAGAAAGAATTCGGATGATTGAAGTTTAAGGTTGCAATAAGTTAGGTTCTAACACTCTCTAATAGCATGATTATgataaattaaaaggaaaactaatgaaaatgagttgaaaattttgagttttaactataaggacaaaataaaggataaagtgaatagtatcaggattgactttttagtgtaaacatatggtttttcgttaaagtgaacagtatcaggagcttttcattaaagtttccaaaattaaattgttaaaaaaaagtaGATTAGTAATTTTGATCACTGATTAATTAATGGGCTTGGGCTGGCCTAGATTCTTCTATCACCAGAGTCTCAAAGTAGAAGATGGCGGTGGTCACTTGTGctccaacaaaacaaaaaagggatTCACCTCTGCGGTCCCATTTGACACACATTTAGCAATTATACACCTCCATGATTCAATCTTCTGAACACATACCTGAAGCTGATTACTTGGCTGGCTTTACTTTTGTATAGACGATGGTCCAAGCTACCATCACAAATCTTGCATTCCAAAACCTAATTATATATGtgcgtgtgtatatatatagctGCATAATTAGGGGTTAGGTTCCCCTATAACCAGTACTGCTGCAACTGCATGTGCATCATATAGATTTCCTGAAACCCTCAACTCCCAGACATTATACACAGCAACAAAACTCACAGGCTTCAGAGAGTCGGAAGAAATCCAGAACTATCCTGTGCAGTTGGTCAATTGATCAGCTGCATGTAGTTCGGGAGCTAGACTTTGGTTCATCCGGCACTGTTTGTCAAGATACTACTGTACTATTATGTACCCTAGATATATATTTTGACCGAATAAATagacttttcttcttcttcttctgtctGGTATACGGGAATATGGGGTAACGGCCACGGTGTTACAATCACACTCGAAATCTTTTCCCAAGTACGAAGAAGACTACATGCAATGCATATGAGCGAACATTATCACTTGCTCATATATAATATACAGTTAAAAGATTGTTTGATAAACAATTGTAAATATTGATCATAACTAAATCAGAAGTTGTGTTTATGGTTGTGAAGAAAGTTGATGTTGTACTATAAAACTAATTagtaagaccaactccaatggtgggctaaaagccaaattacccaacaaatttccccccaaacccactccaacccaaggagaaaatttgggctaaatgctaaatgctaaaccaaggccaaattccccccaaaatttagcctagAAATCGGAGTGAACTCCactcaatatttatcagaatttaaatttttttagattaaaatgttcataaaattaatttacgatagtctacatatttattattttttaaaaatttaatttaacaaaaaaaaaaaagcctaagttcattctttaataatcccgggctaaaattttaggctagaacggttggagcagaaaagctgtttctgggctaaaagctaaattttccaagctaaaatatttggcttttagcccaacaaATATTTGGCTTTATTTCTTATAAGTATATGCAAGATTTCTTATTTCTATAATACGGAATTAATTCTCTCAATACGCCCCCTCATGTGTGGTGAATTTTTAAACCTAATAAgtggacaacacaaacaaaATGACCTGGTGGTACAACCTAATTTGAGATCAAGATGTTGTCtgagttttcaattttaatccTATGATATTCAAAAGGACTACGAATATCTGAATAAACCAGATGCTACAAAAGCATCTTCTTTTTGGTAGAAAGAAGAAGACTGAAATACTAAACAACAATGTGATAAGTTGTAACATGAAAAAACAAGATATTTTTATGAGTGTTATAAGTATATGAATGACTTAATGTATTCTATAAACACATATCTTTTTTCCCTTCAACCCATATTGGGATCAAACCGGACGCAGTTCGGAATTTTGGGTTTATCTATTTGGTTTTTTGAGTTAATTGGAGTGGCCCATTAATCACTTAGGTATTAATTTCaaaagtaaattgtagtaataatCCTTCAACTTTattaaattggagcaatgatacttcaactaaaaattcagtaccattggtccctcaactcatcaaaatgtgtagctatagtcattttcgtcaacttcgtcaaaattttgtcaaaataagttatgttggaatgaccattgctacaattaagGTCCTTCAACTCAttaaaatgtgtagctatggtcttTTTCGTCAACCTCATCAGAATTTTGTCGAAAtgaattatgttggaaggaccattgctacaattaggttaaagGTGAGGGATCCTTGCTCCAactgggttaaagttgagggaccattctccagttagattaaagttgagaaccaatgataatggatttttagttgagggaccatagttgcacgttttgatgagttgagagaccaatggtaatggatttttagttgatgaatcattgctccaattgagttaaagttaaaggaCTGTTGCTATAATTTACTCTAATTTCAATGGTgttgctattcacacacccattttacttcttatgAACTCTTAGCTTTCAGCCGCCAAATCCGATGAActgaagaattgaagaagaagaccattgctacaattttctaatttggtttttaatatttgctCATTGATTCAACCTCACGTGTGTGGTATGTGACTTATTTTAACTGAAATTTTAACGGAATTGACGGAAATGAtcataactacacattttgatgagttaaaagATCAATAGtcacaaatttttaattaaagaaccattactataattgaattaaaattaagtacCATTGCTACTATTTCGTGCTTTTGAAATTAGACTTCAGATGGCTTGCTTTGACAATTTGAAACATGCTGTTATCTTTTCTttgaattattaaataaatgaaCATGATTTCAATAGGCTCCGTGCCGTTCATTACTTGTCTTGCtgattttgtttgtttcaacaaaaacataaaattccaCACGGCTAATAAGCTAAATAATCTTATTTAACAGAGGTCTAAAAACTATGGCTTCAAACTGCAGGGCACAGGAATAAGATCCCTTCCGTTCAGATGCTTATTACAAGTTTGAGTTCCATTTATTCTAACCGACCATTCGAATTATCTTCTCAACTTCTCCTTCATCCTGTCAACGGCAGCCCTAAGAGTTCCTTCGTCTTTGCAGAAGGTAAATCTTACTAGATTCTTTCCATCTTCCGGGTTTAAGTAAAATACACTGGTGGGGATTGCCACCACTCCAACTTCCTTGATCAGATACTCACAAAAGGCAACATCATTTTCCAGTCCAAAAGGAGTGTGATCAACAACCACAAAGTAGGTACCGCTTGATGGATACACTTTGAAACCGACAGATTTCAATCCCTCGACCAAAATCGCCTTCTTTGCCTGGTAATCTCTTTTCAGCTCCACATAGTAGGAGTCTGGAGCTCTGAGAGCAGTTGCAGCTGCCCATTGCATTGGAGTGGAGGTAGCAAATGTGAGAAAAGAGTGTGCCTGCCGAACTCCCCATGACAGGTGTGGCGGAGCTATAGCCCAACCGATCTTCCACCCAGTCAAGGAGAATGTTTTTCCCAAGGAATTCATGGTTACTGTACGCTCGTACATTCCAGGAAGAGAGGCCGGTGAAATGTGATCCATTTCAAAAGCCAACTTATCATAAACTTCATCACTGAATACCAACACATCATTTTCAATGCAGAGTGATGCAATCACATTGAGTTCCCCTCGAGTGAACATTTTTCCAGTAGGGTTATGTGGAGAATTTAGAAGAATTGCACGAGTATTCTTCGAGATTGTGGACTTGAGCTCATCAATGGGAACAGCAAAATCCGGAGGACGTAATGTGATACCTTTTACTTGAGCACCAGCCATGGATAGAGTAGCTTCATATGAATCATAGAAAGGAGCAAAGAGGATAACCTCATCACCAGGATTTATCAACCCCAGCATAGTTGCCGCAATTGCCTCTGTGCACCCAGAGGTGACAGTTATTTCTTTCTCAGGATCCACAACGAGTCCCGTATCCTTCTTGAATCGCTCAGCTATGGCATTGTTAAGGTCTGGAACCCCATATCCGCGAGCATATTGATTCTTCCCATCTTTAACAGCCTGAATTGCCGCTTCCTTTACAAACTCTGGACCATCAAAGTTGGGGAAGCCTTGCCCAAGGTTAATTGCTCCATGTTTAATTGCGAGATTACTCATTTGAGTGAAGATAGTTGTCTTGAACTTTTCCAAGCGCTTTGCCacctgacaaaaaaaaatgcacatacATGAGGAAGACTTCAACTCTGCAACTGCAGAGCAATTCAGGGAAGCAGCATTTACAAATGCAGTTCAATCATAACCCAATACTTTATGCACAAGCCTCATCAAAATTAACATGGTATAAGTCATGACCACCGCCTATATTTCATCTCAATTGGATATCACCATCCCATGACATTGTCACCTCTGACCCCCAGTACAAATAAATTAGCATTACAAGTATGCCAAAAGCTTTTGGATGCAAGCACGCACTAACATAGAGATAGAAAAAGAACAAATGAATAAACTGTACAATGCAAGGCTTAAGTCTGTATACATGAAACTGAAGTACATAAAGCGGGAAAAAGGAACGAAA of the Pyrus communis chromosome 1, drPyrComm1.1, whole genome shotgun sequence genome contains:
- the LOC137747399 gene encoding uncharacterized protein, which gives rise to MEGQKSHAKLTRTQSSLLRSSPTIRSSIHSLNSVTEEDVFAANENHHYDEEEQKPKNYNPVPTHQKSGSTRINHQHLAMATVTLFTLFSFSGFFFFFYLRREEIPISENLLLALVFVAFTLFLANKNKGLINRSVSVLKHSWDENAKRCCFHRFYKTNGGAKPVQWFIGSDPNPNKTRKEKKIIREGVEFYSNGDFYEGEFHKGECNGSGVYNYLVNGRYEGDWIDGRYDGYGIEGWARGSRYKGQYRQGVRHGYGVYRFSAGDSYAGEWCNGQSHGVGVQTCSDGSCYVGEFKYGAKHGLGCYHFRNGDRYAGEYFGDKMHGFGIYHFANGHCYEGSWHEGRKLGYGVYTFRNGDARCGIWDGGTLKHPLLPLTDAVVRAVQAAGKAAKNAVNLRRVDEQVNKAVMAANRAATAARVAAVKAVQNRMDGKFCDTSV
- the LOC137735318 gene encoding uncharacterized protein is translated as MQIQCTWPSHAMRLSPSTFLNFSKNFCADFNFIRTRSVSWTPCPSFSAAMSTVPTQNDVVPSQSASTQQSLQVAKRLEKFKTTIFTQMSNLAIKHGAINLGQGFPNFDGPEFVKEAAIQAVKDGKNQYARGYGVPDLNNAIAERFKKDTGLVVDPEKEITVTSGCTEAIAATMLGLINPGDEVILFAPFYDSYEATLSMAGAQVKGITLRPPDFAVPIDELKSTISKNTRAILLNSPHNPTGKMFTRGELNVIASLCIENDVLVFSDEVYDKLAFEMDHISPASLPGMYERTVTMNSLGKTFSLTGWKIGWAIAPPHLSWGVRQAHSFLTFATSTPMQWAAATALRAPDSYYVELKRDYQAKKAILVEGLKSVGFKVYPSSGTYFVVVDHTPFGLENDVAFCEYLIKEVGVVAIPTSVFYLNPEDGKNLVRFTFCKDEGTLRAAVDRMKEKLRR